A region from the Cannabis sativa cultivar Pink pepper isolate KNU-18-1 chromosome 9, ASM2916894v1, whole genome shotgun sequence genome encodes:
- the LOC115722080 gene encoding uncharacterized protein At1g05835 has product MQAQTAYKFILWTLVTLSSLTSQGWAVKCAAGDHAPTVNQTQVGVGSPPKFLVEIRNNCPMCPVINVHLKCGSFPQALVNPRLLKVLGSDDCVVNAGLPLQPLQKLSFNYSHNKFLLRPAIWYFQCE; this is encoded by the exons ATGCAGGCTCAAACAGCTTATAAGTTCATTCTCTGGACTCTGGTAACATTGTCATCTCTTACATCCCAAG GATGGGCGGTCAAGTGTGCTGCCGGCGATCACGCACCTACGGTGAATCAAACACAGGTGGGAGTGGGAAGCCCTCCAAAATTCTTGGTGGAAATCCGTAACAACTGCCCCATGTGCCCAGTCATTAATGTCCATCTCAAGTGTGGGAGCTTCCCTCAAGCCCTCGTCAATCCTAGGCTGCTCAAAGTGCTTGGTTCTGATGATTGTGTCGTCAATGCTGGGCTTCCATTGCAGCCCCTGCAAAAGCTTTCTTTCAACTATTCTCACAACAAATTCTTACTCCGCCCCGCCATTTGGTATTTCCAGTGCGAGTAA
- the LOC115723058 gene encoding aspartic proteinase 36 isoform X2, with the protein MPFSASSTSTPAKNPLSLLSKHTMIAASSEFSPALIFPWAAPAVPMLLYYAKIGIGTPPKDYYVQVDTGSDIMWVNCIQCKDCPTRSSLGIDLTLYDIKDSSTGKLVGCDEGFCLEVNGGPLSGCTANVSCPYLQIYADGSSTAGYFVKDNVQYDRVSGDLQTTSSNGSVIFGCGATQSDLSLSGEEALDGILGFGKSNSSVISQLASSGRVKKMFAHCLDGTNGGGIFAIGHVVQPKVNMTPLVPNQPHYNVNMTAVQVGRTFLKLPNDVFEIGDRKGTIIDSGTTLAYLPEMVYEPLVSKIISQQPDLNVHTVHGEYTCFPYSESVDDAFPTVTFYFENSLHLKVYPHEYLFPFEGMWCIGWQNSGMQSSDRKNLTLLGDLVLSNKLVVYDLENQAIGWTEYNCSSNIKVKDEKTGTVHLVGSHYISSASHSKSKWSIFLLIILLLHTLVYCDATTKNDC; encoded by the exons ATGCCGTTTTCAGCGTCAAGTACAAGTACGCCGGCCAAGAACCCTCTCTCACTGCTCTCAAAGCACACGATGATCGCCGCCAGCTCCGAATTCTCGCCGGCGTTGATCTTCCCTTGGGCGGCTCCGGCCGTCCCGATGCT gCTTTACTATGCTAAAATTGGGATTGGAACTCCTCCAAAGGACTATTATGTTCAAGTAGATACTGGAAGTGATATTATGTGGGTCAACTGTATTCAATGCAAAGATTGCCCTACAAGAAGCTCTCTTGGT ATAGACCTGACACTGTATGACATCAAGGACTCTTCAACCGGGAAATTGGTAGGTTGTGATGAAGGGTTTTGTTTAGAGGTTAATGGTGGTCCATTATCTGGTTGCACAGCGAATGTGTCGTGTCCTTATCTTCAGATATACGCAGATGGCAGCTCTACTGCTGGGTATTTTGTGAAAGATAATGTCCAGTATGATCGAGTTTCTGGAGACCTCCAAACTACATCATCCAACGGAAGTGTCATCTTTGG GTGTGGTGCTACACAATCGGATTTATCTTTGTCTGGTGAAGAAGCACTTGATGGTATACTTGGCTTTGGAAAATCAAATTCATCAGTGATATCGCAGCTAGCTTCATCTGGAAGGGTTAAAAAGATGTTTGCTCACTGCTTAGATGGTACTAATGGAGGTGGAATCTTTGCCATAGGCCACGTTGTACAACCAAAAGTAAACATGACACCCTTGGTACCAAACCA GCCGCACTACAATGTCAACATGACAGCAGTTCAAGTTGGTCGTACTTTCTTAAAGCTTCCAAACGATGTGTTTGAGATAGGCGACAGAAAAGGGACAATAATTGACAGTGGTACAACATTAGCCTATCTTCCTGAAATGGTTTATGAGCCATTAGTAAGTAAG ATAATATCTCAGCAGCCTGATCTAAATGTTCATACAGTTCATGGCGAGTATACATGCTTTCCATACTCAGAAAG TGTGGATGATGCGTTTCCAACTGTCACGTTTTATTTTGAGAATTCGCTGCATTTGAAGGTTTATCCACATGAATATTTATTCCCTTTT GAAGGGATGTGGTGTATTGGTTGGCAAAATAGTGGGATGCAATCCAGTGATAGGAAGAATTTGACCCTTTTGGGAG ATCTGGTACTATCAAATAAGCTAGTAGTATATGATCTTGAAAATCAGGCAATTGGGTGGACTGAATATAACT GTTCATCAAATATTAAAGTAAAGGATGAAAAAACTGGTACAGTACATTTAGTAGGTTCCCACTATATCTCTTCTGCTTCCCATTCAAAAAGCAAATGGTCCATATTCTTGTTGATAATTTTACTGTTGCACACATTAGTTTACTGCGATGCTACTACTAAAAACGATTGCTGA
- the LOC115723058 gene encoding aspartic proteinase 36 isoform X1 produces MPTLTTSFTFSPSSPLIFFLLLISTAANAAAASSLNHAVFSVKYKYAGQEPSLTALKAHDDRRQLRILAGVDLPLGGSGRPDAVGLYYAKIGIGTPPKDYYVQVDTGSDIMWVNCIQCKDCPTRSSLGIDLTLYDIKDSSTGKLVGCDEGFCLEVNGGPLSGCTANVSCPYLQIYADGSSTAGYFVKDNVQYDRVSGDLQTTSSNGSVIFGCGATQSDLSLSGEEALDGILGFGKSNSSVISQLASSGRVKKMFAHCLDGTNGGGIFAIGHVVQPKVNMTPLVPNQPHYNVNMTAVQVGRTFLKLPNDVFEIGDRKGTIIDSGTTLAYLPEMVYEPLVSKIISQQPDLNVHTVHGEYTCFPYSESVDDAFPTVTFYFENSLHLKVYPHEYLFPFEGMWCIGWQNSGMQSSDRKNLTLLGDLVLSNKLVVYDLENQAIGWTEYNCSSNIKVKDEKTGTVHLVGSHYISSASHSKSKWSIFLLIILLLHTLVYCDATTKNDC; encoded by the exons ATGCCTACTCTCACAACCTCTTTCACTTTCTCTCCCTCATCGCCCCTTATTTTCTTTCTCCTTCTCATTTCCACTGCCGCCAACGCCGCCGCCGCTTCTTCTCTTAACCATGCCGTTTTCAGCGTCAAGTACAAGTACGCCGGCCAAGAACCCTCTCTCACTGCTCTCAAAGCACACGATGATCGCCGCCAGCTCCGAATTCTCGCCGGCGTTGATCTTCCCTTGGGCGGCTCCGGCCGTCCCGATGCTGTCGG gCTTTACTATGCTAAAATTGGGATTGGAACTCCTCCAAAGGACTATTATGTTCAAGTAGATACTGGAAGTGATATTATGTGGGTCAACTGTATTCAATGCAAAGATTGCCCTACAAGAAGCTCTCTTGGT ATAGACCTGACACTGTATGACATCAAGGACTCTTCAACCGGGAAATTGGTAGGTTGTGATGAAGGGTTTTGTTTAGAGGTTAATGGTGGTCCATTATCTGGTTGCACAGCGAATGTGTCGTGTCCTTATCTTCAGATATACGCAGATGGCAGCTCTACTGCTGGGTATTTTGTGAAAGATAATGTCCAGTATGATCGAGTTTCTGGAGACCTCCAAACTACATCATCCAACGGAAGTGTCATCTTTGG GTGTGGTGCTACACAATCGGATTTATCTTTGTCTGGTGAAGAAGCACTTGATGGTATACTTGGCTTTGGAAAATCAAATTCATCAGTGATATCGCAGCTAGCTTCATCTGGAAGGGTTAAAAAGATGTTTGCTCACTGCTTAGATGGTACTAATGGAGGTGGAATCTTTGCCATAGGCCACGTTGTACAACCAAAAGTAAACATGACACCCTTGGTACCAAACCA GCCGCACTACAATGTCAACATGACAGCAGTTCAAGTTGGTCGTACTTTCTTAAAGCTTCCAAACGATGTGTTTGAGATAGGCGACAGAAAAGGGACAATAATTGACAGTGGTACAACATTAGCCTATCTTCCTGAAATGGTTTATGAGCCATTAGTAAGTAAG ATAATATCTCAGCAGCCTGATCTAAATGTTCATACAGTTCATGGCGAGTATACATGCTTTCCATACTCAGAAAG TGTGGATGATGCGTTTCCAACTGTCACGTTTTATTTTGAGAATTCGCTGCATTTGAAGGTTTATCCACATGAATATTTATTCCCTTTT GAAGGGATGTGGTGTATTGGTTGGCAAAATAGTGGGATGCAATCCAGTGATAGGAAGAATTTGACCCTTTTGGGAG ATCTGGTACTATCAAATAAGCTAGTAGTATATGATCTTGAAAATCAGGCAATTGGGTGGACTGAATATAACT GTTCATCAAATATTAAAGTAAAGGATGAAAAAACTGGTACAGTACATTTAGTAGGTTCCCACTATATCTCTTCTGCTTCCCATTCAAAAAGCAAATGGTCCATATTCTTGTTGATAATTTTACTGTTGCACACATTAGTTTACTGCGATGCTACTACTAAAAACGATTGCTGA
- the LOC133031285 gene encoding uncharacterized protein LOC133031285, whose protein sequence is MSQLKLPPKVLNFLWRASSNSLPKSVPAFVKTSEVIEAAMTFWSIWTHRNDLIWNSKQPVSRDVVTLAKLNYIDWFNAQQHNVTTAPVDGLNGRYGVGFDARTAAGLVLEARVISKSGYLQPHVVEAIGIKEALSWSEANGWPKVVIESDCLRVINDLQKFKHMVSPHGHILYDCKNLIADFVDVSFNFVKRTANKVAHALTRSFFCEADRTFSGDTLPSVIASLVLDNLS, encoded by the exons ATGAGTCAG CTTAAGCTTCCTCCCAAGGTGTTGAATTTTCTGTGGAGGGCATCCTCTAACAGTCTCCCAAAATCGGTTCCAGCTTTCGTCAAGACAT CCGAAGTCATTGAGGCTGCTATGACTTTTTGGTCAATTTGGACTCACCGTAATGACCTGATTTGGAACTCTAAGCAACCAGTCTCTAGGGACGTGGTGACATTGGctaaactgaattatatagacTGGTTTAATGCTCAACAACACAATGTTACTACTGCACCCGTTGATGGCCTGAAT GGGCGTTATGGTGTGGGGTTTGATGCAAGGACTGCTGCTGGTTTAGTGTTGGAAGCGAGAGTTATTTCCAAAAGTGGCTATTTGCAGCCTCATGTGGTCGAAGCTATTGGCATCAAGGAGGCGCTATCTTGGAGTGAAGCGAATGGATGGCCTAAGGTGGTCATTGAGTCAGATTGTTTAAGAGTTATTAATGATTTGCAAAAGTTTAAACATATGGTTTCTCCTCATGGCCATATTCTTTATGATTGTAAGAATTTAATTGCTGATTTTGTTGatgtttcttttaattttgttaagCGGACTGCTAATAAGGTTGCGCATGCTTTGACGCGATCTTTTTTTTGTGAGGCTGACCGTACTTTCAGTGGGGATACCCTACCTTCTGTGATTGCATCTTTGGTTTTGGATAATTTGAGTTAA